From a single Bacteroidota bacterium genomic region:
- a CDS encoding tetratricopeptide repeat protein, which yields MLNRILFLFFFFAAFPVYSVNVDSLLARLETTRGTDKVELLLSISEAYINTSGDNALVYAEEAFDLASSLKDKMLEARALENIGNAHNILNNHEMAIRNYEQALEIFQDLNSQAKTAVALSSLAIVYYKISEYYYALEYGRQALNLNLQLQDSLKISESYNTLGLIYWKLGDLGKALSNYMESMNYSDEDNHNTINNIGIIYGVQGNYEKALEHQLKALEIRQRIGNKIGIAGSLNNIGIIYNRLNKLDTALIYFLEALKIRLEIGQSWRLAGAYNNVGSIYQAMGEYQTALDYYRKSLKSSNEAENAYEFANTLLNMGNVFLEIKQYDSAQIYLQDGVLLSDRIQAKTLLRNGYFALYEMFQNGKDFSKALDYFKAYSVVKDSLISEQSQNKLAELRIKYETEDKERENELLRKNNSIQNLKLSRERNIRYLFSVILILTIILIILFFNRYKTRKNTAKMLTEKNIQINKINQDLRRLNNELEERVKERTKNLEDEIFERKQAENVQRVLYRIARAASTALSLKDLIQVVKTEVSKILELKNFFIALYDRESDSLSLPYFVDEKDQFEKFPDGKTLTSMVIHKKQMVLLKHDDILQMINSGEITQNGTLCKVWLGIPLHSEGEIIGAFVVQNYENENAFNKNDIKVLEFIADQIGIIIERKSSEDKLRRAKERAEESDRLKTAFLTNMSHEIRTPMNAIIGFSNLLLKPDLPQERKSEYIEVIRNNTTSLLKIIDDIIDTARLEVGEIKIEEENFHVNKVIDELVISYVQELKKLKKDVEIITKKHIEDQSLTMRTDPYRVRQILSNLLSNAIKFVEKGFIEVGYVIRDKKIEFYVKDSGIGIPADKQNVIFDRFRQAEETYTRKYGGTGLGLSISRTLVNMLGGEIWLDSAVGKGTTFYFNLPFHPVENITIDEKPQLLKKRTRQDLKNFTILVAEDVASNFELVKELLEITAAKVLWVKNGSEAVEKCKANEKISLVLMDISMPEMDGLTATRLIKEFRPSLPVIAVTAFARQEEKEKFLNDGCDDYIPKPIDEKQLLDSIYHLLHKE from the coding sequence ATGTTAAATAGAATCCTCTTTCTGTTTTTTTTCTTTGCGGCATTCCCGGTTTATTCGGTTAATGTTGATAGTCTGTTAGCAAGGCTGGAAACTACCCGGGGAACCGACAAGGTGGAACTCCTCCTTTCCATATCCGAAGCCTATATCAATACCTCAGGCGATAACGCCCTGGTATATGCGGAGGAAGCTTTCGATCTGGCAAGCAGCCTTAAAGATAAAATGTTGGAGGCCCGTGCACTGGAAAACATTGGAAATGCCCATAATATCCTGAACAATCATGAAATGGCCATCAGGAATTATGAGCAAGCTCTTGAGATATTCCAGGATTTAAACAGCCAGGCTAAGACTGCAGTTGCGCTCAGCTCTCTGGCTATCGTTTATTATAAAATAAGCGAGTATTATTATGCATTGGAATATGGCAGACAAGCACTTAATCTTAACCTTCAGCTTCAGGATAGCCTGAAGATCTCTGAATCTTATAATACGCTCGGACTTATATACTGGAAACTTGGAGATCTGGGTAAAGCTTTGTCGAACTATATGGAATCGATGAATTATAGTGATGAAGACAATCACAACACTATTAATAATATAGGTATCATTTACGGGGTTCAGGGGAATTACGAAAAAGCCCTTGAGCATCAGTTAAAAGCCCTGGAAATTCGGCAGCGTATCGGAAACAAGATTGGTATCGCCGGCTCGTTAAATAACATCGGGATCATATACAACCGCCTGAACAAACTGGATACAGCTCTGATATATTTTCTTGAAGCCCTGAAGATAAGACTGGAGATAGGACAATCGTGGAGGCTTGCAGGGGCATATAATAATGTGGGTTCAATTTACCAGGCTATGGGTGAATACCAAACCGCCCTGGATTATTACAGGAAGTCGCTGAAAAGCAGTAATGAAGCTGAAAATGCCTATGAGTTCGCCAATACACTTCTTAACATGGGCAATGTTTTCCTGGAAATAAAACAGTATGACAGTGCCCAGATTTATTTACAGGATGGAGTGCTTTTATCCGACCGGATTCAAGCGAAAACACTGCTACGCAATGGGTACTTTGCGCTGTACGAAATGTTTCAGAATGGAAAGGATTTTTCTAAAGCGCTTGATTATTTCAAAGCTTATTCCGTTGTAAAAGACAGCCTGATATCAGAACAAAGTCAGAATAAACTGGCAGAACTCAGGATAAAATATGAAACGGAAGATAAAGAAAGGGAAAATGAACTGCTTCGTAAGAACAATAGTATTCAAAACCTGAAGCTTAGCCGGGAACGCAACATAAGATATCTGTTCAGTGTGATTCTCATACTGACGATCATCCTGATCATCCTGTTTTTCAACAGGTATAAGACAAGGAAGAATACAGCCAAAATGCTGACCGAAAAGAATATCCAGATCAACAAAATCAATCAGGATTTGCGACGCCTTAATAATGAACTGGAAGAAAGGGTAAAGGAAAGGACCAAAAATCTGGAAGATGAGATTTTTGAACGAAAGCAGGCTGAAAATGTACAGAGGGTGTTATACCGGATTGCCAGGGCCGCCAGCACTGCCTTGTCGCTGAAGGATCTGATCCAGGTAGTCAAAACCGAGGTTTCCAAAATCCTCGAATTGAAGAATTTTTTCATTGCCTTATATGATAGGGAAAGCGATAGCCTTTCTCTGCCGTATTTTGTGGATGAGAAAGATCAGTTTGAAAAATTCCCGGATGGCAAAACCCTCACTTCAATGGTCATTCATAAAAAGCAGATGGTTTTGCTGAAACATGATGACATCCTCCAAATGATCAACAGTGGCGAAATTACTCAGAATGGGACGTTATGCAAGGTATGGCTGGGAATTCCATTACATTCTGAAGGTGAGATTATTGGCGCTTTCGTAGTACAGAACTATGAAAATGAGAATGCATTTAATAAAAATGATATTAAAGTGCTTGAATTCATTGCTGATCAGATCGGGATTATCATTGAACGTAAATCATCCGAAGATAAGCTTAGAAGGGCCAAGGAAAGAGCGGAGGAATCGGATCGTCTAAAAACGGCATTTCTTACCAATATGTCGCATGAAATTCGAACTCCAATGAATGCCATAATCGGATTTTCCAATCTTTTGCTGAAACCCGACCTTCCCCAGGAAAGAAAAAGCGAATATATTGAGGTGATTCGTAATAATACCACTTCTCTGCTTAAGATCATTGATGATATAATTGACACAGCAAGGCTTGAGGTGGGTGAGATCAAAATTGAAGAAGAGAATTTCCATGTCAACAAGGTTATCGATGAATTGGTGATTTCGTATGTTCAGGAGCTGAAAAAACTGAAGAAGGACGTAGAAATAATCACAAAGAAGCATATTGAGGATCAAAGCCTTACAATGAGAACAGATCCCTACAGGGTCAGGCAAATACTTTCCAATCTTCTTTCCAATGCTATTAAATTTGTTGAAAAAGGATTTATCGAAGTGGGTTATGTGATCAGGGATAAAAAGATCGAGTTTTATGTAAAAGACAGTGGTATTGGAATTCCGGCAGATAAACAGAACGTGATATTCGATCGCTTCAGACAGGCTGAAGAAACATATACACGAAAATACGGGGGGACCGGGTTGGGTCTTTCAATTTCCAGAACTTTGGTTAACATGCTGGGGGGAGAGATATGGCTGGATTCCGCCGTAGGAAAAGGCACAACGTTCTATTTCAACCTGCCTTTCCATCCTGTTGAAAACATAACCATTGATGAAAAACCACAGTTACTAAAAAAGAGAACACGACAAGATCTGAAGAATTTCACAATACTTGTTGCAGAAGATGTAGCATCCAATTTTGAACTTGTGAAAGAACTGCTAGAGATCACTGCTGCCAAGGTGCTTTGGGTTAAAAACGGATCGGAGGCTGTTGAAAAATGCAAGGCCAATGAAAAAATCAGTCTGGTTCTTATGGATATAAGCATGCCGGAAATGGATGGACTCACTGCCACAAGACTAATCAAGGAATTCAGGCCTTCTTTGCCGGTAATTGCTGTTACCGCCTTCGCCCGCCAGGAAGAAAAAGAAAAGTTCCTGAATGATGGTTGTGATGATTATATCCCAAAACCCATAGACGAAAAGCAACTTCTTGATTCGATTTATCATTTATTGCATAAAGAATAA